gATTTTGGATTTGTGTGTAGGTGGAAGGGTGATCATCAGTCATCCCCAAGGGAGACAAGCACTTGAACAGCAGCGAGAACAGTACCCAGAAGTAGTAGTTTCTGACCTACCTGATAAAACATATTTACAAACGGCTGCAGCTGCCAATTCTTTTGATGTGGCTGAATTTGTGGACGAACCTAGCTTTTATTTAGCTGTTTTGATCTGCTCCAGGGCTTAAAAACTAGAGAAGATCCATTTTAATACACAATTTGATTGgacttttgatttgatttttctctttttgacTGTTAGCTAGAACTTTTGGATGAAGAGAATTTAAATTATACACGATTTAATTTGATAAGTATGTGAGGCTTTCCCTTACTTGTATAACCGTGGCATCCGGAAGCTCCTTTACCCTATATAATCTTTAATTTTGGGGTTGTATACCTGATATGATACTTTCTTTCATACAAGCAACTTTGATGATGCCACCAACTTCATTTCATTGTTTTGGTTTTGGCATCTGCGGTTTGTTGCATATTAAGCTCCTCGTTCCTTATATAGGGTCAGATATTCACAAGGCTGCCACATTTTTTTTGTCGAAGGTAATTCGATTAACGTCACGAGAGCAGTTAAACGGCACTTACATCCAATACTTAGAGGGCAAATCTCATATGAACCCAACAAAAGAGCAATACCCTAATGCTTTAACTAAAACATCACATGTGATAGGGTGCTTGTCTGCTCTAACTAAAACATCACCAGTGATATAGGGTGCTTGTCTGAGGTTCACAAATCAATGAAAAATCAAAGTTTGAGCAAACAAAGGCATCCTAACAAATCAACTTCAAGCAGACTTGCCACAAACTATGCCTCTAGCTAATATTCTTCTTGCATTCTGTCTTTTTCGTTCAAAGCTCCTATATTCAGGATCCGCCAGTTCTATCGGAGTGGAACACCTGTGAGGGAGACTAATTACAAAACAAGAGACTCAGCAGCACCAAAACAGAAGCTCTAAAGAGGTAGGTTAAGAGTCTAAATCCGATTGAGAGATTAAACCGAAAATGGGTGGATGAAAGAAGGGAGGAAATAGAGAAAAGTTTAAAGGAAATGGTGGAGAgaatgaggttgaatgatggtGGCTAAAGGAAGAAGATAGAAGACATGAGAAGTACAAATGAAAATCTTATTGAGAACTTCGAAACACCTACATGAAGTGAGTAGGGGATCCCCCATAAGGAGGGGGGTGGTGAAACAAGAAGGGCTCTCACAAAGGTTTACCACGATGCACTCATGAAGAAAGAAGATAGACAGGATGTCATTTGTAGTTgtcaaaaccacagaaatattAATGGCTAAGTTAATGGATGGTATGCCGTTTATTATGGAACACATGGAGTGTGTTCTACATTTGGGGTTTTTGTCAGCACTACTTTTGACCTTCTTTTCCTATTTGAGAGaacaaaaattattaaaaaataattgaaactTTACCAGTGAACTTTTAATTCAAAAAAGAGATGAAAAATATGAGAATTTGGAATGATATGTGGTGTGTCTTACATCTCATAATGGGaagaaaaaacattttttgACAATACATTTGAGGTCtcatattataatttataatgaaTGAACTTTTTTGACACCTTTAAACTTCTACTTGGCGTTTTGAAGATTAGAATTAAAAAATCCACACATCTAACTTATTGTAAAGAAtaaatcatatcatatcatgtcaTCTAATCAAGGATATCTGCGTTGAGTACACTTAAGATGTCAAAATATGTTAGGTTCGATGGGCCAACCTGAATAATACATGTTAAAGTGTGTGATAGGATGGTAAAAATTCAAACTCAACCTAAATAATGTCCAACTAAATTAGTGATTTCAGGTCTCAAGTTCAATTATGGATTTTGAACATCAAGGTTTACCTTTTGGTACTTCCCCTACTATCTAAGATCAAACAAATTAGGGATCCATCATAAAGTAAGCATTAAGAATCATTTAAAATGACTCGATGATAATCTAACAATATTTATGCAAGAGTGAGGCTTTCAGGTTTATTCAATTGACCGTTTAAGAGCCACTTAAGAGCGTAAGAGCGTAAAGTACGTCGTCTTCACAACCATAAATAGTGATTACTTTTGAAAAGTCAATAATACAACTCAATCATCAACCTCACTGGTAAATACCTTAATCATAAAGATAACTGCTCAAAAACTCCAAAGACAGCTTTCGTTGACAAGACTGTTTTGGTTTCAGCATGACGAAGAATTGCGAAGAAAACAAAGTTTCACTGTAAATTTGGGGTAATTATATCCTCACAGAAAAAAACTTCAAAATACCAACACTCGTAATCTTTCTCtacaacaaagaaagaaaaaatagacaAAATGTTCAACAATTAACTAATCAAGCTATAGGATAAAATTGGAAGTTCTGAAAGGAAACTTATTGTTTACCGAAAAACCATGTATCAAACCTCCATTACTATGTATGAAGATAGGGACTGGATTCAACGACAGCCACCTTATGCTTCTCACTTTATCATTTCAGAAAATGAAAGCCTTAAGTTATTACTTGCTGCAAACAAGTTGTATTCCTCCATGGTGGTAGTCTCTTTCTTATTGCAAGTATGGACACTTTCGACATGATCTTCTGAACTTTTTGTCCTGAAATCGCCAATAGTGCCACCATTCGAAGATGCAAGAGTCGATTTACAACCTGTTGAAAGGGCTACAGGCCCCCCAAAATGAAACAAGGAAAAGTCACTGTTGTTCTCCTGTGACATGGCAGAACTATCACGTTTAACTTCTCCATTGAATGCTGGAATTTTGGCATTTGTTCCGGCCGGTACAGTACTCTCTGCAATAGATCCAGTATGATGCTGTTGCAATGAAGGAATCTTGGATGCTCGAGTCCATTCCTCTGCATTTAAGACATTAGCTCTGGGAACTGGCTGATAAACTGGAACAGCAGGGGTAAATAAGGGCGCAGGTTGCTGTAAGGCACCATAGTGCAAGCAGAAGCGGGGGTCCTCATATCCAAGAGGGCCAGCATATAAATAGTGATTTGGGTGCGGGAAGGACATCAATCCATTTGGGGGAGCTGCTGTCCATGAAACTGGATGTTGATGGAAATAGCCCATTGTTGAAGGAGCTTGATACACTGGAAATTGAATATGTTGGTTTGACAGCGGTGGAAGCATGCTTTGAGGTTGAGAACACACATTAGTGGTGGAAAAACCATTATCATAATTTTGGCCAACTTCAACAACATTCCTCAATGTATCACTTCTTGTAACATCCAAGGATGGAGAAATCAATGAACTTGAACTTCTTGCCAAACCTTCACCATTTGCATTCTGGTTATTCTCCACAGCAACTTTATGACAATCAGACAAGACATTTTCCACACAAGCTGAATTATCTTTAACTTCATATTGTTGGCTAACATCTTCTGAATCTGATGTGGTTGAGGATTCTGGATTTCCGCGCTTTGATGAGTTTGTATTATTATCACCCTCACTTAGACATGATGAGTAGTTATCCGAACTACAACTGCTACTTGGAGCAGGATCAGAAGAATTATTCAAGGCAGGGCCTCCACTTGAGGATATTCCATGTTCCTCAGATGTAATTTCTGTAGAGCTACAAGAACCTTCAGCTTCCTCATGAAAATCATTTTGACAGCCTTCATCCATTCCACTTAATTGCTTGGAATTACAATCCCCATAATCATTTTTACCTGAATAAACAGCTTCCCCAATAGATGACTTGATCAGATCAGACGGAGCACCTTGGACTTCAGTGGACTTCAAAACATCAGAGTCTGAATTACTACGGGGATATTTCTTTAGAGAATCCGTAGGCTCCCAAACTTTCTTTGGTTGATATAAATCCCTGCCAGGATAGTTCCCCGTGATGATTTTGCTTTTGGATCTTCCACTACTTTCATGTATATAGTCTGCTTGATTATACTTAGAACCACGATAAAACTGCTTAGATGCATCTCCTGTAGAATCAGACTCACTGGCAGGTTTTGTCTCTCGACTAACTCTAGTCATGGGAGAATGTTGCTCAACCTTTATGCTATAATCATTACTCAGACTACAACTGCAAGAATGAATATCAGATTTGTCACTCATCCAGTTCTTGGAACTGTAGAACTTCTCACTATACTTGGGACCAACATTTCGACCATTGGGTTTATTTGGAACATTTACCCGAGATTGCCGGTTCACTCCGTTGATTACCCTGGATGATGTCACAAAACTCTCTCCAAAGTGTCTTGGATCAGATCTGCCCACATTCACACCATTTTCTGAAACAATGGCATATCTGCGTCTGTCAGACCACTTCATAGGCATATCCAGTTGATATTCTTTCCTGCATCTCGGTTTTCTATGAGAAAGCATTGATTCTTCAACTGTAGACTGATCTGTCTCATCTTTTGTATTGGCATATTCTTCATCACAATCATCAGAAGAGTGTTGTTGTGTGTTCAACGAATTATACTCGCTAGAGGATTCTTTCTCATGGATGTCAGTAGAATCATCCCTCAGTCTATTAGCTCCATCTGTTTCAACATCTGAATTTATGCAGCTAATAGGGTTATTTTGCTCCTTATCAGCAATTGCAGACATTTCCTCCTTCGAGATTTCAGAAGAATCAAGAACATCATTTGATTCGGAACACCTTTTTTCTTTGtctttttcctttccttttagTCTTTCCTTCTTCCGAAGCTTTTTCTCCCTTTCCTTTGTCCTTCTCCGTTCCTTGCGTTCTTCTTCCTCacgtttttccttttcttcttcttcaagaaGTTTTACCTGTATTCAAAACCTCAAAATTAGGATTCAGGAATTTCTAAAATAGTAAAGCTTCCTTTTACCTCCCAAAAATATTTCTACAAAAGAATAATAACTAAGACCTGCTTTTCTAATGTAATAATTTCTTTGCATGCTACATGCACCCGATCCTCCAGCAGTTTCAGTGCAAGACAAACAAAAATGCTGTGTGCATTTTGGCGAGCTGTTCCTTCTCTAAAAGCCTTTTCAACCTGAAAGGATTACAGAGTCAAGGGTTGAAGAAGATAGAGTGACAGACAGACAGACACACCGAAATAATATTAATGCTAAACTTGCCTGTTCTTTGAAAATAACAGTGGCAGCATCCAGCAGAAATTCACGAGCAAGTTCAGGGCTTTTTGCATGCTTTTGGGGACGAGTACATTCTCCATCAATCTCATTTGCATCCTTGTCAACTGAATCATCATCCTAAAAGCatacaatacatataacatGTGAAACTTAGTCAGAAAAATTAATCAACAGAAATTGATAAAATCACAAGAATTATGGATAATTAGCAAGAAAGCTCATTTCCTTAGTGAGACTCGTCTTACCTCTTCCTCCTCTGCCTCTTCAGCATGCTCAAAGAATCTACTGATACTTTCCCCTTTTGTGATTGTGACGTAACCATCTCCTACAATTAATCTGCAATGTACACACTGTTGACCTTTCAATGAATGAGCTTTAACACAAAGTTCACTACAGCGTCCATCTAATCTCCAAGCTCGGAGGGTGATGAAACATGCATTCAAATCACCAAGGTCCAGGCCACTGGCTTTAACACATCCATTCAAACCAACATTTTCAAATTCCAAAATGTCAGCTTTTCCTTCAGATGTCCCCACAGCCCACTCAAAGTGATGGTAAACTCCCGACGTATCAGCAAATGTCTGACGCCAATCGGCTTGAATTGAGTCATCAGATACCTGATAAAATGTTCAATCTAAATTTCAAAGGTAGCTTGATAAAACAATATGTTCATAGGAATGGTACCTCTGTATACTCTTCCACTGAAATCTCAACCAAAACAGATTTTATGGGAAAGAAATATGAAAGTCATACCTCGTACTGGAAGGCTGAGTCAGCAACACAAAACCAGCTGCTGCAACGAGGTTCTCTACGCATGCGCTTCAGTTCTTTTAGTTCCTTGAATTCTCTAATAACATTTCTTCTACAATCTCTGCAAAATCTCTTGCTATCAAACCTGATAGATTAATAGCAACTCATTAGTAAAGATATGAGCACAAAACGTCACTGAAAAACATACGAATATGTATGTGTATAGGGCAATATGGATCCCAATAGTAATAATGCCTAGAAGCAACGTTTCATATCTAGTTTCAAATGATGACATGCTAGTACCAAAGAGGTGTGTAATGTGTTACTTTTATGTAGTTTAATAAGCATTAGAACAAAATGTTGGAAAGGAAAATGGATAAAGAATCCAAAGAAATTCTGTGTCTCTTGATAAAAAAACAGCAAGCTCTAACAAATCTCCAAGCAAACCTAGCCACATACATAAGTGAGTAATTCTATGCATTACTCTGACAAATCTCTTggtaaaaaaaatagtagaaaaCTCTAAGTAAATTGATAATAACATGCAAAAATCAAATACTGCAGTAAATCTATATGAGCATTTCATACTTATATTGGAAAGATGGGGGGGGGGATCTAATCTACCAATGTGCCTATGTAAAAATCAATCTGCATGTGCAGAAGCATCATCCATGACTCTACTCTCTAATTTATATAATAACCTGTTAATCATATTCTTTTCCAGTTTCTTTGCCTTTCTTAACACAAATCCATTAAGAATCTCATTGTACTTACTCCACTACGCTACCTTTCAACAAATCTCCTTACAAACAAGATCACCACGTCCTCACATAAAGGTCGGCAGACATTAATTTGTTAactaaattaatatattaactaAATTATTGCCTGTAAAACCACAGTGAAAAACAGTAGTCACCACTTGACCGCAGAATGTTGTTGGATTCAATCCTAAGTCCTAATATTAGCTTCTCTAATTTATATTCTCAAAATTTGCATGACAACAACTGATATAGAGCATAATTCCTTTTTTTATCTATTGGTCCACGTGTACAATCCATGATGTTCATAAGTATCTCATTGTCTCCAACAAAATCATTGTTTGTTATCTAAATTAGTCATGTATTTGATATCCAGTCCACATGTCCCTAGTATCCAATTGCGTAAAACCTTGCACTTTGTCATAAATGAAGGCTGTCTATAACAGTCTGAATCTGAC
This is a stretch of genomic DNA from Lotus japonicus ecotype B-129 chromosome 1, LjGifu_v1.2. It encodes these proteins:
- the LOC130742363 gene encoding uncharacterized protein LOC130742363, which encodes MKMPGLATSPSSCSLSANGFWAKNSDYVSYNQLEKFWSELPPQARQELLRIDKQSLFEQARKNMYCSRCNGLLLEGFLQIVMYGKSLQQEGVGSHSPCNAPGGSKKQNNGGSSIMKGCEDGVQDPSAHPWGGLTIARDGSLTLVNCYLFSKSLKGLQIVFDGARARERERELLYPDACGGAGRGWISQGIVSYGRGHGTRESCALHTARLSCDTLVDFWSALGEETRLSLLRMKEEDFIERLMYRFDSKRFCRDCRRNVIREFKELKELKRMRREPRCSSWFCVADSAFQYEVSDDSIQADWRQTFADTSGVYHHFEWAVGTSEGKADILEFENVGLNGCVKASGLDLGDLNACFITLRAWRLDGRCSELCVKAHSLKGQQCVHCRLIVGDGYVTITKGESISRFFEHAEEAEEEEDDDSVDKDANEIDGECTRPQKHAKSPELAREFLLDAATVIFKEQVEKAFREGTARQNAHSIFVCLALKLLEDRVHVACKEIITLEKQVKLLEEEEKEKREEEERKERRRTKEREKKLRKKERLKGKEKDKEKRCSESNDVLDSSEISKEEMSAIADKEQNNPISCINSDVETDGANRLRDDSTDIHEKESSSEYNSLNTQQHSSDDCDEEYANTKDETDQSTVEESMLSHRKPRCRKEYQLDMPMKWSDRRRYAIVSENGVNVGRSDPRHFGESFVTSSRVINGVNRQSRVNVPNKPNGRNVGPKYSEKFYSSKNWMSDKSDIHSCSCSLSNDYSIKVEQHSPMTRVSRETKPASESDSTGDASKQFYRGSKYNQADYIHESSGRSKSKIITGNYPGRDLYQPKKVWEPTDSLKKYPRSNSDSDVLKSTEVQGAPSDLIKSSIGEAVYSGKNDYGDCNSKQLSGMDEGCQNDFHEEAEGSCSSTEITSEEHGISSSGGPALNNSSDPAPSSSCSSDNYSSCLSEGDNNTNSSKRGNPESSTTSDSEDVSQQYEVKDNSACVENVLSDCHKVAVENNQNANGEGLARSSSSLISPSLDVTRSDTLRNVVEVGQNYDNGFSTTNVCSQPQSMLPPLSNQHIQFPVYQAPSTMGYFHQHPVSWTAAPPNGLMSFPHPNHYLYAGPLGYEDPRFCLHYGALQQPAPLFTPAVPVYQPVPRANVLNAEEWTRASKIPSLQQHHTGSIAESTVPAGTNAKIPAFNGEVKRDSSAMSQENNSDFSLFHFGGPVALSTGCKSTLASSNGGTIGDFRTKSSEDHVESVHTCNKKETTTMEEYNLFAASNNLRLSFSEMIK